The Acomys russatus chromosome 27, mAcoRus1.1, whole genome shotgun sequence genome includes the window GATGAGTTGAAGCTTCTCCCACCAAAAAGGAGACTGCTAATGTCAtggcaaagaaaatattagaagacaTCATTTCCAGGTATGGATTACCCACCATACTTCAGTCAGGCAATggaccagcattcatctcttaGGTAATACAGTCTCTTATGAATATTCTAGGGACCAATTGGAAGCTACATTGTGCATATCAACCCCAATGTTCAGAATATGTAAAAGAACGAATCAGACCTTGAAGGAGGCTTTGACCAAATTAAAGCTGGAGACTGGCTTGGCCTGGGTGACTCTTCTTCTATATGCCCTGTATACAGCTGGGAATGCCCCTAACTCCTTGGGTTTTACCTCTTTTGAAGTCCTCTATGGAAGACCCCTTCCACTTCTACCAAAACTTGAGTCTGAAATTCTTGCTGAATTTGATAACCAAAAGTTTCTAGAGTCCTTACAAGCCCTACACAGGACTCAGAAGAATCTCTGGCCCTTCCTGAGAGGGACTTAGGAGTCTATTCCAGCCACCAATGCCCATTTCTTTGAACTAGATGATGAGGTCTGGATCAAGAGACATAACCATAGGACCTTGGAACCCAGTGACCTTGACCACCACTCTGGCTGTAGAAGTAGAAAGGATCCTGACCTGGATACATCACTCTCATGTCAAGCTTGCGGGACTTGAAATCTCCCAATAGCTGAGACACCACCTCGAGCTAGACTTCCAGACGACTTGACAGAAGCCCGACAACATTGGAAAGCCACTGCCCACCCTACAGACCCACTGAAGTAGCAACTTCAGTTTTCCTAGCTTTGCTCACTGACTCCTTGATGCCCCtgaccacccctcccctcccccgatCTCTCAATAAACGTGCACACTCCTCCTTTGCCTTACTGGGCATGGGCAAATGCTCCCCATGGCAGGTTCTACATCTACCCTGGACATAGCCTAAGTAAGGCACAGAGGGGCAGATGTGAAGAGGCTTCAGATTATTTACAACCCACTTCTTATCCCAACTCAGGCCCATTGGAACTTCTAGAAGCAACCTACCATGTCCTGGACTCAGCTAGCCCAGACCTCATGAACACCTGTTGGTTATGTCTAAACACTAAGCCCCCCTATTGTGAAGGTATTGCTGTATATGGAAACTATTCAATAACGTCTGAGGTTTCAATCTGTAGATGGCAGCAATCAGGAAAGGGAAAAATTACCCTGAGAATACCTCGTGGGCTTGTGCTTCTGGGGTAATTCCTTCTGTTGATTCCATAATTCTATATGGTACTGATGATTTCTGTGTTTTTGGTACTACTAGTCCCTAAAGTAATCTACTACCCTGAGGAAGAAATTTGTTCTGTACTTGAACCATCTACAAGGAGGATGAAAAGAGAGGTTGTTACAGCCATACTTTTGTCATCCCTCTGAGGATTAATAGGAATAGGAGCCATTGGTACTGGAACTTCAGCACTAATATTACaagacaaaagaaatataaagtccCGAGGTCAACCATAGACACAGATATAGAACAACTGGGACCGTCTATTACTCATTTACAAGAGTCTCTTTCCTCCACAGCTGAGGCAGTACTACCAAATAGAAGAGGCTTAGATGTATTATTTCTACAAGTAGAATTATCTGTGGCTTTGAGAGaagaatgttgcttctatgtcaacCAATCACGGGTATTTAAAGAATCTATGGCCCTGTTCAGAAAAGGCTTCATGAAACACAACCAGCATGAGAACACCCTCAGGAGTGGCATGAGTCCATTTTTAATTGGTCCCACTGGCTAACACTTTAGTATCTGCCCTCGTTGGACCCATCATTCTTTTATTGTTTGCCCTCACATGTGGCCCTTGAAGTATTAATGATTTAGTTAAATTTGTTAAAGAACGCATTGCTACTGTATAGCTGCTGTTTCTTAAGCTCAGTACCAGCCTCTGACTACAGCTCAAAGATTTGAGATGAACCATTTTCGATGGGGGGAGTGAGGAGGACATGTTTTTTTATAAGCCATGTCAGACTTCAGTTCTCCACTAGGCCcgagtttctgtttctcagaattcAGGAAAACAAATCCTGGAAACTCGGGCAGCCAATCAGCTTACAGATCAGGTTGACCAGAATCTATGTTTACATTACTTTATGGCATTGCTGTTCCCAGGCATGAGCACAGCTGGCCCTAACCAATCAGTTTAAGAGTCATCACAAGATCCTTTGACTGTCTGTAAACTGAACCTGTGTGTTCACGTTGGGGGTCACCATATTGTAAAGATGGTGACCTGTGCATCCTAGAACTCTCTGCAGAATAAGTGCTGTTTGGTTTTGGACACTGCCTGAATCTGAGGATTTCCTCAGCAGCTCACTGGAACCCTAACAGATTAGTGAATCAAGTATTTTCTCTTTACAAAGCTAATCTAAACAAATGATCTCCTCCTTcctatctttctgtcttttctttttttccaagatggggtctttagccctggctgtcatggaactcactctatagactaggctggccccaaattcacagagatctgcctcctatgtgctgtgagaaaggcatgtgccatcatgccacccccccccccacattgaGGTCTCCTACAACATAGGCTTGTTTGTCTATGTTTCTGAccccccctgcctctctctcctaagCACAGGTCTACACTACCATATCTAGGCCACAGTTGATTTTAGATTTCATATtttgaacaaaaaacaaaaaattcaaacataCAAAATTCAATAATTATAGGAGTCTGAACAAGTCTTAATATGTGGCCCAAGATTTTCTAGAATTCCCTGTGTAgattaagctggccttgaactcaggtccagcAGCTTCAGCCTCTACAGCTGAGGTATGTACATCACACTCAGCTTAACTTGTGCTCAGTTTTGACAGCATCTCCTGTATCCTAGGATGCCCTCACACTAACTAGCCAGAGGTAACCTTGAGCATTTTGATTCTCTTGCCTAAGTTGTTCCACACAAGTCTGGTGGCATGTGTggaccacacacacatcagtgtcGGCATAGTACGATTTTACCATcgtttctcattttatttagtgTTGGTAATTCAACTAGGGCTGGCCCCACTTTGTTCATGGGTACTAGTGAAAACGTAAACCTTCCACAGTCTTGGGGGTGCAAAAAGATATAAACGAAGCAGTCTTTTATATCAATTACTAACAAAGGAGTATGGGCAGGAATGGCTGAGACATGGACTGACGTCACATCTTCCCATCGAACATTTTTAAGGAGGTGGTCTCTGGCTGCAGAATCTTTCTCTCTACACTTGTTTTGGCTGTCAGGATAAAAATCAGATAAAGCATCTCCctgtttttgggggggtggggtggggatagagagagagagagagagagagagagagagagagagagagagagagagagagagagagagagagagagagagagagagagagagagagagagagcgcagttAGAAGGTGGGATCCTGTGACCCTGAGGGTGGGATTATTTTATTCCAAGCTTGGAGCACACAGAAGCTTATCTGGTCAAAACAACCTGCTGGCTGCCTGTTGTGGCCCGGAAGAGCAGGGCCCCTGGCCAAAAGCTCATTAAAGCCCTATTAGGGCAGCACTTTGGTCCTGATTTCTCGAAACCCGTTGGATACATTTGTCTCTGAAATAGGCCTCCCATTGTAGAAATAGTGGGCCAGGTGCGGAGGAAGGACAAATACCTCACCAATCTTGATTCTCTGATTCTGAATCCGAGTCCCACACAGGGGGAGAGGTACCTTTAACTTGGgataattttgttgttttaatagaaTAATGGCAATTACAAACCTGCTCCATAGTAGGGGCGGGGGGAGCATGAGAAGCTCTAAAGCTGTTTGGCTTTTGTCTTATCTTTTTGGGGGGCTTCTGAGGGCGGTGGTTGTGTTTAGGAGAGTGAGGAGTAGGTATTGTTCCCATCCTCGCCGTGGCAGGAAGTGAGGAGGGTTGTTAGATCTGAGATAAGGCAGGACGACTGGAGAGGAGCGGCATTTTCTGTGGGGTCTGTAACTGCTGGTAAGCATAGGAATTAGTTCTAAGGTGAACGGGAATTTAGGAGAGGTTATCATCCCCTGGCTGCTAAGAGCAGTAATCTGCGCCCATGCTCAAGAGCTGTAGATGATATTTGTGAACATGAAGGGTGCTAATCGGAGTACTTCCTCCCAAAACGGAGACATCTCCTTTTTGGTGTCCCACCCTTTTAAGAGGTTATGAATTTTAACCCTGGGATCCTTTCTATGTGATGAACTGATTCCCATGGTGATAGAAAAAGATTGGAAGTGTTGCTGATGATGGTCAAAATTCTCTAAACCATTTCTTGTGAGAGGGATTCGCCATGTCACCAGACACAAGCCTAGGCAGATTAAGAGACGGGTGACTGACCCAGATGGTGTTTACTTGGTTGCTGAAGTGGATGAAGGAACAGACCTTAAACATAACTGAACAATATACAAAAGTTTGCATATACATCTTGAGATGTACATGAAAGAGTTGAAggtaaaacaaaggaaatgaaagtcAAAAGAATAACTATGGAGTGAATTGCTGGCTCACCCTAGCAGAGTTGAAAAGGTAATTTCCCACAGCCCTCTGCTCTGGGGGGTGGAGCCATTGATCTCTTGCAGCTTCACTGTTCTTGGGGATCTCTGTAGATGTGGGAGCAGGAGACCCGCTTCCCAGGTGTTCTCTGGTACCGAAGCACTCTCTGGTCTCCAGGAGTTTGTTCATTTGTTAGTTTTGATACAGATACTGTAGACTAAACCGGCCTGAaaatcactgtgtagcccagatcttgaacttacagtgattctgcctctgcctctgcctcctctgcctcctctggctCCAGTGTTGTGGTCACAGGAGgcaccatcatgtccagcttTTGATACCTGTCCTTGTGTGACCAGGCTTGCTTCCATTACAATAGTCATTCCTCAGGAGGTGGTTCTCTTTTTTCTTGCAGGTCCTCTGgagttttttatgtttgtttgtttcccctctctccctcctccctccttgctgCCCTTTAGGAACCCTTAGGAACCTCTTAGGAACTCACTCCTGctaatccaattttttttttttttgagacaaggtttctctgtgtagtcttggctgtcctggactcattttgtagaccaggatggcctcgaactcacagcgatccgcctgcctctgtctcctgagtgctgggattaaaggtgtgcgccaccacgcccggctgctaaCCCAGTTCTTTACCATGATCAACATTCCCAGTCTCCTTTTAGAGAGGTTCACACCATGTCACTctggctggactggaattcaTTCTCACTCTGTAGtagatatttgcttttatttttgatccTTCTCAGCCTCCTCCAACCCACCTCAACACAATGTCTCACTTGGTGGTTTTGGCTGGTCTCAACCACACCTGGATTCCCTTGTCCTGAGAtgaaaggcgtgttccaccacacctCACCCAGTCTATTCGTAAAAGCAGCAACTGCTGATGTTGCCTTAAGGACACTGATTGCAATAGTCCTGATACTCAGTGCCATAGAGAGATCCACTCAAGGTTCTCTGTGCTGAGTGACGTGGTTAGTTCCTGGCCAGTCTTGGCATCTTGAGCTCTGACAAGGCTATAGGAGAGAACAGTAACTTTCTCATTACTGTTTAGAGTGGTTTTAGAGCAAGATGACGAGGGGCAACCTGTGACACAGATCAGGTTACCCCAAAATCAAAGAGAGGGAATtcactttaaaaagtagaaacagagGGCCACATTTTCATCTGACTGAAAAACTAAGGTTACTGAACTGTGTACAATTCAAGTTTCAAAAGCCCTGTGCTTTacctgcctgtagtcccagcactttggaggcagagccaggaggaccagaaattccATCTCAGTTTTGGCTAAAGATTACATAAATCCTCAGCATCTGTAATTACTCTCAGAAGATCTGCACAAGATTGGGCTTTAACCTTTGGTCATGGAAAAGTAAAGGGATCATATGGCCTGCCCTCTGTGGGAGACTCTATGAGGTTAAAGAAATGGCAGCAGGTTGAGATTTTATTGATGATCTTTTAAGCTGTGGGTGCTCCAATAGGGACACTCTTACCTACATGCCTGTATGTAACTTTAATTGTTTCATTAGTTGTCCAAGATTAGGGTGAAAATTTCTTTGCTCTGTCTGGGGTAAAAAGATGGTCcccccattaaaaaaaacaaaaggcttgATTTAGTGGAAAAAGCCATTTAaaaccagcagaggcagagggagctggGTGTCTGAGTTGGAGGCAAACAccttccaggtcagccaggtctgCATAGTGAAGCCCTCTCTTTAAAGCAAAGCCCAgactaaagaaatggctcagtggttaaagtacTCACTGTGCAGTAATGAAGATCAACGTTGACCATCTATAGCCCACTAAAAACATGGGTTCCCCATACAAACACCTGGAGAAACACATggagtggagacagaagaatgCAAAATCCAAgtcccaggttcagggagaggacACGCCTccgaggaagagagaaagaatgaaagaggatGCCTACtatcctcctctggtctctgcccaTGTATTGGTACACCTGCCACTCCCATAATGTATCCATACAGTGTTCTTTAAAGAACACTGCTTGACTGTATAACTCTACAACTAATATGATTTCAATAAGCATCCACAAATTTAAACATGGTGTCTCCTCTAAAATGGTGGtaactgaatataaaatataacttatGAATCCACACAGCTTGTGCTGGGAATCACACCAAGGTTTCACAGATGTCAGGCAAGAGTTCAGAGTCTAAACTCTATCCACAACCTCTTTCATGTACCTTGTCATGAACACATGGTACTATTCAGCATTATTCAGGGGAGCCTTCTCCCTAGTTTGGTGACTCTTGAGTATGGATTTTTAAGACTTGGAACCCTGCCCCTGAGCCCTTGTGTGACCTAGGACCATGGCCTGCTGAGCTTCGATTTTCTTAGCCAGGAGCTCAGGATTGCAAGAGACCTAGTTCCTAGGTTTCAGGTTGGAAAGTCAGGGGCTCCAGTCCAAGGTGCTCAACACCCCTGGCCTGAGATGGTGTTGCTCTCTGTCCAACTAGCCCAGAGAAGTGTTGTCTTATTCTGGGATAATAGAACCAGATGGAGCTTGGGCAGGTCCAGTAGACTTCCAGTTCCTTGGAGGTGTGTGTCTTGGTTTCAGCCTGTAGCTTTGAGATGCCCTAAGTTTGTGCTCTGGGAAACACTCCTTAGTGGTCCATTGTGCACAAGACAGGGGCTCAGTGAGCACAGACACTGCTGGCTCTGGGGCCTTACTCTGTACTTGATGTTGAGTAAAATTAGGACATGCCTCGCTGGGACATAAGTctcagagggttgtgagccactgggtgCTGCTGTAAAGGACTGGTTTTCTTTAAGCATAACCATTATCTTAACcccagaaccatctctccagtcaccaATTtccaagcatttatttatttattcactcatttattttaaaagcagggTATAAAATGAGTCAATTATTCTGTATATATTAGTTAAGTGCAGGAAATTATTATAGCAGCAGCTATGTATAAACCAcctattttccaaataaaagacacagaagcatGTTAGATTTATAAGAAGCCTTAAAATactagggctgggcagatatcagCCCTCTAAACAATCTTGTCTACTTCCCATCCAAATTCCCAAACACTTGCACATACTCCATTTGGGCTTCTTTGGCTCCATTGtcccagtcctcagagcaagctgatCTTGGCCATGTGCTGCTCCTGGTTATCCCATGACAacatcctgtctcctctccatctctggcctcctctggctacatcttctgttccttctcctcctcctccctcatggTCTCTGGACCCCAATCCCTGGAACCTAAACTTCATCTACCTgtcttctgcccagcccaggctgtcaGGAACTTTATCAGGCAATTGGGGGGTAACTGGGGAGCATTCTTCACATCACATGGATACAGGAGATGATTCAACATACATAACAATGTCCATGGCAGGACACTAAGCAGTTCTCAAGTCACTGAAACCAGCATCTGgaaacacagtgcacaagaccctcCTCCAGCAACAGGGCTTTGTGTGGTAACACACAGTCTCTAGGTTCCACTTCAGACTCATTACACAATCtgataatagaaacaaaacagtACAAAACAGAGTCTGAGGAGAACACTGGTTCTGGCCTTCTGAAAGATTTGGGTAAACTGCCAGCCACACAGGTAGCTCACAAAAGCCTTTTAACTCCATCCCAGGTGATCTAATACTCTCTTCCCGCTTCACAAAAGCCTTTTAACTCCATCCCAGGTGATCTAATACTCTCTTCCCGCTTCTGTGGGCACTACACACTCATGGTGTATGTCCACACAATCAGGcaacacacccacatgcataaaaataatcttgaaaaaataaaataaaaccaagtccCTGTTATGTTGCCCAAATTGGCCTCTAGCTCAAGGCATTCTTAGGTTCTGCACATGTGCCATTGAGCAGATCCAACTGAAACTGGGCTCTCAAAATTTGAAATCCATTCTTGAAGAGATATTTTGgcatgctggaaattgaacctgggaccttagAGATATCAGGCAAGAGCACTACTGCTCAATAACACTCCTGGCTACGAACCATGTGTAGATAGTATCACTGGTTATCACAACAGCTTTGTGTTTTTAGGGATATACAAGTTTTGAGACTATGTAGACCCAGCCTCTCAATTACTGGGATTGCAAGGATGTGCCACCAATACTCAGCTTCAACAGTTTCTTTCCTTGCCTGGCTGTTGCTCACAATGGCTTCTAACCTGAGATAGTCCTTTAGTACCTGCAGTACCTGGGCCTGCAAACTTCCCACCTGTAATGTAGGGTTTATTGTGTATCTACATGAACAGATGTAAGTGGCAATGAAAATGGTGAGTGAGCTGATTTTCCATAGCAGAGTCAATAAAACAGACCAACTCAGTCCTCAGGACTGCAGCAGTAGCTCcctgtgttcaaagccagcctactcCACACAGTGATattgaaggagggaagaaagggaggaatggagggagggaggaagaaaaaaagaaaagaaaggaaggatggaaggaaggaataaaggaaggaaggatgagagagagagatggatggagggagggagggagggagggagggaaggaaggagagagaggaagagagaaaggaagcaagcaaaagaaaagaactggGAGTGGCACATATTTTGGTGAGAAACACTGAGAGAAACCAATGACTGGTGACAGGTCCTAACTTCAAATGCCAGCATATACCTTTCAGTACAGTCCTTGGAAGAAACACAGGAGGAGAACAAGGTTctgaccagcctggactacatagcaagacctatACAAAATGAAAAGTGACCACTTAAAGGAGCACATGTGTTGGCCATGAGTAAAGGGGctttctttacattaaaaaaaaccttaaggttttatttttaattatgtgtgtgtgtgtgtgtgtgtgtgtgtgtgtgtgtgtgtgtgtgtgtctaactccCATTGTTAGAAATTATTTCATCAAACACGCTACACATATAACAAATTCataggaaaagggggaaaagatatTTCCATCTTTGGCTTTTTTAGCTATCTCATATAAATCAACAATTTATGGTACAGCCAGGCATATGCGACAAGTGACTGCAATGCTTGGaatacgttgttgttgttgttattattgtgttgttgttgttttaaatgagttGTTTTTTCCATATTTGAGATTTTAAATGAGAAGTAGGACAGGGAACACTCTCAGTGATGGTGTGGTGACTAGTCACCATTTAAAATGGCTGACTGTAACACAAGTACAAAAacattaatttcaaattttaaaaattcaaataatcccttTAAAAAGGGGGAGGCAGGGACTTGCAAGTTTGGGCTCATTTCCTCCCCTGATCTTGTTGCAAATTCCCTTTGAGGTCTTGCTGGAGTGATGGGTGGTACACTCCATCTGTGGGTGGCACTATCTAACAAGGGAGGTGGGCCTGCTTCTCTTCTTAAAGGTGACCATGCTGAGAttcaaggacaggaagtggaaaacaGCTAGATCACAGTGGCctgtcaaatgaccttttccttTGTTGCTTTCCAGATACTTCATTAGACTTCTGCTTCTTGGCGTCGACCATTCTGCCCACCACCAGCTGCCTGCTTGCACACAGTTGCTCCACTCTCCACATCTTCCTCCACATCATTCTCATCCTCACCAtcaccttgtttttctttttcctcaatctCACTGTCAGCCTGATGCTCCCCATTTTTCTCATTAGCCCTCCAACTGGCAGGTGCATCTCCTCTTTCCTTATAAGGGGGAAACTTATAAATGGTGTCCAAGCCTAGTCTGATAAACAGTGATGAAAGTTCAAGGTCTTTGGGTAGTGACTCTGACTGCAGAGAGTGTAGAGTGGAAACACAGGAACAATGGAAAGATGGCTTTTCAAGCAGCGAGTGAAAGGCTTAATTTGTATTAAAGGGAAAATATGTAGGCGATTAGTGTGGACTGACAACAATGAGGTTTTATCTAAATTACCCtggagtggcacatgcttttcaaTTACTTTAAGCATCAGGAAAGCACTTTTTAATTGGGCCCTATGCTTTATAAATTAGGTATTCTAACTTCTTAAAACTTCTTGAAGcagattaaaaacagaataagTATAGTGGCtgatataatgaaaacaaaaaataacaaaataaaatcaccCAGCCCTGATGACTCTATTCATTGGTGGTTCTGTCTTCTCATCATTTATGATCTGTGACTGTGCAGATCTTCAGAGGATGGACTTCATATCCAGTGTGAAAATAAGGCCAAAATGTGCCATTAGGCAAGTCACTAAAACTGTACAGAGGAGACCTGTCACTCAAACTGTAAAATGAAACCTCATGCATTTCAGCATCTAAAAAAATTCCAATCCTCATAGGTGTTACGTTTGGCATAAAGTTGACTTTCTTATGGCCCAATGCAACATAATTTTTAGGATATTCAAGAGCAACTCCCCAAACTCCATCCTGCACTGAAAACCATTCTTTTTTACTGGCTGTAATCCTGCTCCTGGGAAAAGGCTCTTTACAGACTCCCAGGAtccatttggattttcttttcacatttaccTCCCAGTATTGTCTGTCAGAACTGTATCCCTCAGACCCCAGAACAACTGGTTGCTGAAATCTTCTTGGGCTATTGGGTAGCATTTGCTTATTCCAATAGTGCACAGATTTTCTATCTTCTGAGATTTGCATATTACAGTTTGCTGTTTCAGGATCCAGAATTACATCAACTTGAAATTGCTGGATAATTCTGTCCAAGGCAGGATGCTTTTGAGGAAACTGGAAGCCATACTCTTTCAAGGTAAATGAAAATATCCTAGGGCGTTTTAAGTCGTTGTATCTCTCATGTGAATCATTAACACTTGCCAGCAGTGCCAGGTCTGACTTTTCACACTCGCTCTTTACCTCTGCCATCATACGCCTTAACGAAGAAATGTGATCTGAGAGTTTCGctagattttcattttgtttggctaTACCATCCATCTTATCACTTTGTAACTGCCTAAGAATGTTCTCTTGTTGGTACTGGAGAGAGAACCTATATTCTATGTATTTAGACTGTATTACTTCTCTTTTGTATGCCGATCTTTTTTTCAGTTCTAACAATGTTCGCCTTTGTGTGGCAATTGCTTTCTCAATTgactcccctttctccttccacagatTAATGTAACACTCAATTTGTTTCCAATGACAGAGGTTGGCGTTCTCCAGGAACCAATCAAAGTGGTTTGTGTGACGGGGGCAACAGCTGCTCTGTGGACTGTTAAAGTGGCAAGAAGGGCAGGGGAAACTACCCTTCGGATCCTTCTGCAatgcactgaggcaggagagacagaATTTATGCCCACACTCCATGGTCACTGAGTTCCTGAAGTATTCCTTACAGACAGGACAGCGAGACTCTGCTTGGAGGACAGCCAGCCTTGCTGCAAGCTCCACTGAGCCTTGGGAAAAAGATGAAGGGGAGGACATGTTGCTTCTCAAAGGCCTGATGCTCTGTAGCTAAAACCAGCAATCACTTGTCCTCCCTTAGATCTGGGACACTCACCACTACCTTGTTGATGTTGGCTTCGACAAACCAGGGGATGCCTCTATACCCTGACACCAGAGGCAGCTGACAGAGTCTGGCGTCCACAGCCTCCTGTAGATCAGAAAAGGCTAGCTAGGTTGTTGTTTTCCCAGCTGAGAGCTGAAGACAAGCAATGTTTTTCTTATTCAGGAAACGTGCCTCACCTTCCAGGAAAGAAATCCTTCCTATGGGCGAAATAAGAGATTGTTTAAAAATTAGACTGTAATTATCAGTGTATTAAAACACCCTCTGTACATGGGACCCTAGTTCAAATCCCGAGACCCACATTGTGGGAGGAACCCACTCTTTGACCTGCATAGTCATGCTGTTATGTGCATTTACCTGATCAagagcacacattcacacatgtgctaaaaacatgtaaaaacacTGAAGAGTACAAAAAGCATTGGGCAAACCCACTGAGAAATACAGGACATGTATGCCGCAGAGAATTAACTGACaaaaatttatacacacacacacacatatgcctagAAGTGGTGCCATAGCCTTGAACAcaagcacttgagagacagaggcatttagatctctgttagttcgagggcACGCTGGAGTACAGAGATAGTTCTAAGACAGCAGAAGCTATGcaaagaaatataacaaaaaaatctgtagcaGAAGCTGGTGAGAAGTCTCTGTGGCaaaatggagcatcttttgggtataagcccaggagtgggtcttgaggtagatatattcccagctttcttagaaacctccagattgatttctgcagtggttttaaaagttttcacacccaccagcagtggaagagtgttcctttttttcccaCATCCTCATCTGCGCATGTCTGATGGACATGGATGAAAATGAGAACCAGCTTTAATAAAGAGATCCTTGTTTGCATTAACAATGACAAAAAAGTTGTTTTCCAACCATTGGAACCATCATGGTATGCACATGCCCCTACATATTTCACAAAacacaataactttttttttttttaagttgaacaGTGTGGTCCAGAAAaaattctgtagctcaggcaggccatTACCCTTTGGAGTTTTCTGCTTCAGCACACTGAGGATTTGGGATGTGTGGCACTGCTCCATGGGTCTAGAAACGATAACGTATTTCTTAgtactttaaatattattttgtgtttggatatttttctacatgtacatctgtccAGCATATGCGTGCAGTGCCcggcagaagacagaagagggcatgaggagCTCTGGGACTGTAGGCACATCACAAATAATTGAACCTCAAGTTCCTAGGGATCTAACATTGTCTTC containing:
- the LOC127210120 gene encoding tripartite motif-containing protein 60-like, with amino-acid sequence MSSPSSFSQGSVELAARLAVLQAESRCPVCKEYFRNSVTMECGHKFCLSCLSALQKDPKGSFPCPSCHFNSPQSSCCPRHTNHFDWFLENANLCHWKQIECYINLWKEKGESIEKAIATQRRTLLELKKRSAYKREVIQSKYIEYRFSLQYQQENILRQLQSDKMDGIAKQNENLAKLSDHISSLRRMMAEVKSECEKSDLALLASVNDSHERYNDLKRPRIFSFTLKEYGFQFPQKHPALDRIIQQFQVDVILDPETANCNMQISEDRKSVHYWNKQMLPNSPRRFQQPVVLGSEGYSSDRQYWEVNVKRKSKWILGVCKEPFPRSRITASKKEWFSVQDGVWGVALEYPKNYVALGHKKVNFMPNVTPMRIGIFLDAEMHEVSFYSLSDRSPLYSFSDLPNGTFWPYFHTGYEVHPLKICTVTDHK